From Domibacillus sp. DTU_2020_1001157_1_SI_ALB_TIR_016, a single genomic window includes:
- a CDS encoding (2Fe-2S) ferredoxin domain-containing protein, with translation MATWNLTSMSKHVLICNGSTCMRKGGEEVTQAIRNEITERDLDAYVHTTRTRCNGRCKDGCVVVVYPEADWYFEMDEHRAKEMVASHLENNQPIKEWIAYERSGEGMQLLNGRFKGTEKGEKK, from the coding sequence GTGGCAACATGGAACTTAACGAGTATGAGCAAGCATGTGCTGATTTGCAACGGGTCTACCTGTATGCGAAAAGGTGGCGAAGAAGTGACACAGGCAATCCGGAATGAAATTACCGAGCGAGATTTGGATGCATATGTACATACAACAAGAACAAGATGCAATGGACGCTGCAAAGACGGGTGTGTGGTTGTCGTTTACCCGGAAGCAGACTGGTATTTTGAAATGGACGAGCACCGTGCCAAAGAAATGGTCGCCTCGCATCTTGAAAACAACCAGCCAATAAAAGAATGGATTGCCTACGAGCGCTCAGGAGAAGGCATGCAGCTGCTGAACGGCCGCTTTAAGGGAACAGAAAAAGGAGAGAAAAAATGA
- a CDS encoding PepSY domain-containing protein yields MKKTTIAGSFLTLGLLGGGVLWGVQNDKIQAEVPGFDANLTMEEAKAIAEKETQSVVESIELEKNLSGPVYEIDTQEYDIKIDGDSGKVLKKQRDTDDDSGDDYDDRENTSVTVTEAEAKAAAQKQVKGTIEKIELDDGHYELEIRDGKTETDVWVNGTTGEVVIEEEDLDN; encoded by the coding sequence ATGAAGAAAACAACCATTGCAGGCAGCTTCTTAACGTTAGGTCTTTTAGGCGGAGGGGTTCTCTGGGGCGTACAGAATGACAAAATCCAGGCGGAAGTGCCCGGCTTTGACGCGAATCTGACGATGGAAGAAGCAAAAGCAATTGCTGAAAAAGAAACGCAGTCTGTAGTTGAGAGCATTGAATTGGAGAAAAATCTGTCTGGCCCTGTTTATGAAATCGATACGCAGGAGTATGATATAAAAATTGATGGAGACTCCGGCAAGGTGTTAAAAAAACAACGGGATACGGATGATGACAGCGGCGATGATTATGATGATCGTGAGAATACAAGTGTAACGGTAACAGAAGCAGAAGCGAAAGCAGCCGCCCAAAAACAAGTAAAAGGCACAATTGAAAAAATAGAGCTGGATGACGGACACTATGAATTAGAAATCAGGGACGGCAAAACAGAAACAGATGTATGGGTAAATGGAACAACAGGTGAAGTCGTAATCGAGGAAGAAGATCTGGATAATTAA
- a CDS encoding PepSY domain-containing protein yields MNKAGEKLAEQYGGTVKKAEQADGEFRYTIEVPDEGQYSMTVDSETGELVAMTRLETVENETNVQEEKTEKGARQLTTEEAGEIALKKVPGTVDDIEQGDGEEAGSYLVDIDAQNGEEVTVRINAISGEVLSISWDD; encoded by the coding sequence ATGAACAAAGCAGGAGAAAAGCTGGCTGAGCAGTACGGCGGCACGGTGAAGAAGGCGGAGCAGGCAGATGGAGAATTTCGCTATACAATAGAAGTACCCGATGAAGGCCAATACAGCATGACGGTTGACAGTGAGACGGGCGAATTAGTGGCTATGACACGCCTGGAAACAGTAGAAAATGAAACGAACGTCCAAGAAGAAAAAACTGAAAAAGGTGCTCGACAGCTGACAACGGAAGAAGCAGGAGAGATTGCGCTTAAAAAAGTACCGGGAACAGTGGATGATATCGAACAAGGCGACGGAGAAGAAGCCGGTTCTTACCTCGTTGATATAGACGCTCAAAATGGCGAAGAAGTGACGGTGCGAATCAATGCGATTTCAGGAGAAGTGCTGTCGATTTCCTGGGATGACTAA
- a CDS encoding HAMP domain-containing sensor histidine kinase, with translation MKLKNKIHLGTSVLLVVIVILMNTAVYFAASFMLREADVERAAADAAQIAGGVSSPAESITSSDLLRAYAPANGMVRVILPDGTVDGVAVSPDAAGLRERAAAFTKGENREIIRDDKGSSYARVALPVIWRGGEVASLELWEDLQATERILTILRGVLFAALLIAVIPAVISARVLGAIISNPVEQMTETMRRIRKSGTHERIETNGSRHDELQDMALTFNDMMNLLEENYRKQEAFVQNASHELKTPLTVVESYARLLKRRGKDHPDLFDESVEAIYEEALRMKELTQQLLALARRDETWNVKMETIDMAVFVRETADSFQRAYKRRVNVRVKETCRVKTDRAKLRQLLFIFLDNARKYSEKEICIEVEKQEIRVIDQGMGIPASDLLKVFDRFYRVDKARTRKTGGFGLGLSLAKELADALGIILRIESEEGRGTIVILTFSECSSAERKDERGKEE, from the coding sequence ATGAAGCTGAAAAATAAAATTCACCTCGGCACGAGCGTCCTGCTTGTTGTGATTGTTATTTTGATGAATACGGCCGTTTATTTTGCCGCTTCTTTTATGCTGAGGGAAGCAGATGTTGAAAGAGCGGCAGCGGATGCAGCACAAATAGCCGGAGGCGTATCGAGTCCAGCCGAGTCTATAACGAGCAGTGATTTGCTCCGGGCTTATGCGCCGGCGAATGGAATGGTTCGTGTGATATTGCCGGATGGAACGGTTGATGGGGTGGCAGTTTCGCCAGATGCCGCTGGGCTCAGAGAGCGGGCTGCTGCTTTTACAAAAGGAGAGAATCGGGAGATCATAAGAGATGATAAGGGTTCTTCCTATGCCCGGGTCGCACTTCCGGTTATTTGGCGCGGCGGCGAAGTGGCTTCGCTTGAATTATGGGAGGATCTGCAGGCAACAGAGCGAATTTTAACGATTTTGCGCGGCGTGCTTTTTGCTGCTTTGCTCATAGCGGTTATTCCTGCTGTGATATCAGCCCGCGTACTGGGCGCTATTATCTCTAACCCGGTTGAACAGATGACGGAAACGATGCGTCGGATCCGTAAAAGCGGTACACATGAACGGATTGAAACAAACGGCAGCCGGCATGATGAACTGCAGGATATGGCACTTACCTTCAACGATATGATGAATTTGCTTGAAGAAAATTACCGAAAGCAGGAAGCATTTGTACAAAACGCTTCGCATGAATTAAAAACACCCCTTACCGTTGTAGAATCATACGCCCGTTTGTTGAAACGCCGCGGAAAGGACCACCCGGATTTGTTCGATGAATCGGTGGAAGCCATTTACGAAGAAGCGCTCCGCATGAAAGAACTGACCCAGCAGCTGCTTGCACTCGCACGGCGCGATGAAACATGGAATGTGAAAATGGAAACGATTGATATGGCTGTTTTTGTACGGGAAACAGCCGATTCCTTTCAGCGGGCATATAAGCGGCGTGTTAACGTTCGAGTAAAGGAAACATGCAGGGTGAAGACGGACCGGGCTAAACTGCGGCAGCTGTTATTTATTTTTTTGGATAATGCACGCAAATATTCTGAGAAGGAAATCTGTATAGAAGTCGAGAAACAGGAAATTCGTGTGATAGATCAGGGAATGGGCATACCAGCATCGGACCTGCTAAAAGTATTTGACCGATTTTACCGGGTGGACAAAGCAAGAACACGTAAAACAGGCGGGTTTGGCCTCGGTTTGTCTCTCGCAAAAGAGCTGGCGGATGCCCTTGGGATCATTCTCCGGATTGAAAGTGAAGAAGGAAGAGGAACAATCGTGATTCTTACTTTTAGCGAATGCTCGTCTGCTGAACGAAAAGACGAACGGGGGAAAGAGGAATGA
- a CDS encoding response regulator transcription factor has product MDKQRILIVEDEERIARVLELELEHEGYKTKKVLDGLDALALFRTETFDLVLLDVMLPGMDGMGVLRRIRRGSDVPVIMLTAKDEVADKVTGLDLGASDYVTKPFDMDELLARIRAALRKTVLNSSLSAADLIVKEESREVTRAGQPIDLTPREYDLLVYLLKNKRHVLSREQLLDGVWGYDYYGDTNVVDVYIRYVRNKVDKPFDLPLIHTVRGVGYVLKES; this is encoded by the coding sequence ATGGATAAACAGCGTATTTTAATTGTAGAAGACGAAGAGCGGATTGCCCGGGTGCTTGAGTTAGAGCTTGAGCATGAAGGATATAAAACGAAAAAAGTGCTGGACGGGCTGGATGCTCTTGCTTTGTTTCGAACAGAGACATTTGATCTTGTCCTGCTTGATGTGATGCTGCCGGGAATGGATGGAATGGGCGTTCTGCGGCGAATCCGCCGGGGAAGCGATGTACCTGTTATTATGCTGACAGCCAAGGATGAAGTGGCCGACAAAGTAACCGGGCTTGATCTTGGGGCCAGTGATTATGTCACAAAGCCATTTGATATGGATGAGCTTTTAGCCAGAATCCGGGCGGCACTTCGTAAAACGGTTTTGAACAGCTCGCTGTCTGCAGCGGATTTAATCGTAAAAGAAGAATCTCGTGAAGTTACACGAGCGGGCCAGCCTATCGATCTTACACCGCGTGAGTATGATCTGCTCGTTTACCTGTTGAAAAACAAGCGTCACGTATTGTCCAGAGAGCAGCTGCTTGATGGCGTCTGGGGATATGATTATTACGGTGACACAAACGTGGTGGATGTATATATCCGCTATGTGCGAAACAAAGTCGATAAACCGTTTGACCTGCCCCTTATTCACACGGTACGCGGCGTTGGATACGTGTTGAAAGAATCATGA
- a CDS encoding TetR/AcrR family transcriptional regulator, with product MNERKRNVMEAAHALFVEKGYAATSIQDILDQSGISKGTFYNYFPSKNELLMSIFEKINLETDQRRAHVIAGRPVHDKEAFIQQVKVKMEVSKENNLFALFQGVFVSEDEELKKFIKQHHISELRWMQRRVIEVYGMRVYPYSIDLAVMMHGMIHHTVHFVMAIEAGVDVDQVIRYAMRRVDAAIEEIIHTNDALLDPHVLEKWQPEEERARERKKSHVLQEIGAMQREADERSQELLVFLQDEMREEAPRRLVMETVAGTIPNNETLMLRIQELFS from the coding sequence TTGAACGAACGAAAAAGAAATGTAATGGAAGCAGCGCATGCTTTATTTGTAGAAAAAGGGTATGCGGCTACATCGATTCAAGATATTCTCGATCAAAGCGGCATTTCGAAAGGAACGTTTTATAATTACTTTCCATCTAAAAACGAGCTGCTGATGAGTATCTTTGAAAAAATTAATCTCGAAACGGACCAGCGCCGGGCGCATGTCATTGCCGGACGGCCTGTTCACGATAAAGAAGCATTCATTCAGCAAGTGAAAGTCAAGATGGAAGTCAGCAAGGAAAACAATTTGTTTGCTCTCTTTCAAGGTGTATTTGTATCGGAAGATGAAGAATTAAAAAAGTTTATTAAGCAGCACCATATAAGCGAGCTGCGCTGGATGCAAAGAAGGGTTATAGAAGTGTATGGAATGCGGGTTTATCCTTATTCAATTGACTTGGCTGTGATGATGCATGGCATGATCCATCATACGGTTCACTTCGTGATGGCAATCGAGGCAGGTGTTGATGTAGATCAAGTCATTAGGTATGCGATGCGCCGGGTAGATGCGGCTATAGAGGAAATTATCCACACAAACGATGCACTGCTTGATCCGCATGTGCTCGAAAAATGGCAGCCCGAAGAAGAACGGGCAAGGGAGCGGAAAAAAAGCCATGTGCTGCAGGAAATCGGTGCGATGCAGAGGGAGGCGGATGAACGTTCCCAAGAGCTGCTGGTATTTTTACAGGATGAAATGAGGGAAGAAGCACCTCGCCGTCTTGTGATGGAAACAGTGGCCGGCACCATTCCAAACAATGAAACCCTTATGCTGCGTATACAGGAACTTTTTTCATAA
- a CDS encoding DHA2 family efflux MFS transporter permease subunit: MIAILFVGAFVSLLNETLLNVALPSIMKEFDVSASAVQWLSTGYMLVNGVLIPASAFFIQRFTNRSLFLTAMALFTAGSVLATLSPTFGVLLAARMIQASGSAIMMPLLMNVMLASFPVERRGAAMGIFGLVMITAPAIGPTLSGWLIEHYTWRTLFDVVIPIAALTLLFAIFKLKNITPQRPISLDLLSLALSSIGFGGILYGFSSAGEKGWDSIYVYGPIAAGVIGLVWFVLRQMKLDEPLLEFRIYKYPMFALSSAISVVIAMAMFSAMLLMPIYVQTIRGISPLDSGLLMLPGAIVMGIMSPVTGILFDKFGARVLAVIGLSITILTTFMFSNLTLDTSYGYIMFVYTLRMFGMSMVMMPVMTNGLNQLPPAMNPHGTAMNNTLQQVSGAVGSALLVTLMQNRTESEAEQLAESAAGDPAAMANIANEAMLHGINFSFTISVFIAAVALVLAFFMKRVTPASQLSKQKSAG, encoded by the coding sequence ATGATTGCCATTTTGTTTGTCGGCGCTTTTGTTTCCCTTTTAAACGAAACGCTTCTCAACGTAGCGCTTCCGTCTATTATGAAAGAATTTGATGTATCGGCTTCTGCTGTTCAGTGGCTGTCGACTGGATATATGCTGGTAAACGGCGTTTTAATTCCAGCAAGTGCTTTTTTCATTCAGAGGTTTACAAACCGGAGTTTATTTCTTACGGCAATGGCGTTGTTTACGGCGGGATCTGTTCTCGCAACACTTTCGCCAACGTTCGGCGTGCTGCTCGCCGCTCGAATGATCCAGGCATCCGGTTCTGCGATTATGATGCCGCTTTTAATGAATGTTATGCTCGCAAGCTTTCCGGTGGAACGCCGCGGTGCGGCCATGGGGATTTTCGGGCTTGTGATGATTACGGCACCAGCGATCGGGCCTACCCTTTCCGGCTGGCTCATTGAGCATTACACATGGCGCACCCTGTTTGACGTCGTCATTCCGATTGCCGCTCTTACGCTTCTTTTTGCCATCTTTAAATTAAAAAATATTACGCCGCAGCGCCCCATTTCGCTGGATCTTTTGTCTCTCGCGCTGTCGAGCATCGGCTTCGGCGGCATTCTGTACGGATTCAGCTCTGCCGGTGAAAAAGGCTGGGATTCTATTTACGTTTATGGCCCGATTGCGGCCGGTGTCATCGGCTTAGTGTGGTTTGTTTTACGCCAAATGAAGCTGGATGAACCGCTGCTTGAGTTCCGGATTTATAAGTATCCGATGTTTGCCCTGTCTTCAGCTATTTCGGTTGTGATTGCAATGGCTATGTTTTCTGCTATGCTTCTTATGCCGATTTATGTACAGACAATCCGCGGCATTTCTCCGCTTGATTCCGGGCTGTTAATGCTGCCGGGTGCGATCGTTATGGGGATCATGTCTCCGGTTACCGGAATACTGTTTGATAAATTCGGTGCACGGGTTTTAGCTGTTATCGGCTTATCTATTACAATTTTAACGACCTTTATGTTCAGTAATTTAACGCTGGATACCTCGTACGGCTATATTATGTTTGTATATACACTTCGCATGTTTGGGATGTCTATGGTTATGATGCCGGTTATGACAAACGGGCTGAACCAGCTTCCGCCGGCTATGAATCCGCACGGAACGGCCATGAACAACACCCTGCAGCAAGTATCCGGCGCTGTCGGGTCTGCCCTGCTCGTTACACTAATGCAAAACCGGACCGAGTCGGAAGCTGAACAGCTTGCCGAGTCTGCTGCCGGCGATCCAGCAGCGATGGCCAATATTGCAAATGAAGCGATGCTGCACGGCATTAATTTCTCTTTTACCATTTCTGTCTTTATTGCCGCTGTTGCCCTTGTCCTGGCTTTCTTCATGAAACGGGTAACGCCTGCCAGCCAGCTGTCTAAGCAAAAGTCTGCTGGTTAA
- a CDS encoding DinB family protein, with the protein MESIKQFIFARNAALGTIAKAPENKWDEVPAGFSNNIRWNAGHIFVAAEGLLHLADEAYETVYPDWHALFATGTRPADWPAEVPSAEEITNALQEQLNRVERHFSAKLGEKAAKPVTIGPLEMTTVEALLQFVTFHEGMHTGVINSLTKIV; encoded by the coding sequence ATGGAATCGATCAAGCAATTTATTTTTGCAAGAAACGCAGCGCTTGGCACCATTGCTAAAGCACCAGAAAATAAGTGGGATGAAGTCCCTGCAGGATTTTCAAACAATATCCGCTGGAATGCCGGACATATTTTCGTAGCGGCGGAGGGGCTGCTTCATTTAGCAGATGAAGCTTATGAGACTGTGTATCCTGACTGGCATGCCCTGTTTGCTACAGGAACACGTCCGGCTGACTGGCCGGCAGAGGTTCCGTCAGCAGAAGAAATCACAAATGCCCTGCAGGAACAATTGAATCGTGTAGAGCGCCATTTTTCTGCCAAGCTCGGTGAAAAAGCAGCCAAGCCCGTTACAATCGGCCCGCTTGAAATGACAACGGTAGAAGCTCTTTTACAGTTTGTCACGTTTCATGAAGGCATGCATACCGGGGTTATAAACAGCTTAACAAAAATTGTATAA
- a CDS encoding sigma-54 interaction domain-containing protein translates to MKKLPYEWLEEIINLAAEWVVAVDRDAKVIFMNTAYCEYLGTTQQEAFGKDVRDVIENTRMHIVLQTARAEIASIHTIKGSEMIANRYPFYVNGELVGAVGAVMFRNAEEWMAYSNKVQPLMEELDYYKKRFANELKSKYSFEDLIGTTESFMEAKQLAARASTSQSVVLLTGKSGTGKELFAHAIHGASTRSVFPFVRVNSASIPEQLLESELFGYEEGAFTGAKKGGKKGKFELAHRGTIFLDEIGDMPLAMQSKLLRVLQEKEIERVGGQGTAPVDVRVIAATHRNLEEMVKQGKFREDLYYRLNVMKIDIPSLMERKQDIPAIAAVLLRKLEKNFDRPVITLSKEAENRFLLHSWPGNVRELENVLERAVNVMDGSVIRLDHLPLYLQEEPSQEAEGRSIKTPVAVMPLKYTLQKAEKEAIQHALCQAANKTEAARLLGIGKTKLYDKCREYGL, encoded by the coding sequence ATGAAGAAGCTCCCTTATGAATGGCTGGAGGAAATTATTAATCTGGCGGCGGAATGGGTTGTGGCAGTTGACCGGGATGCAAAGGTTATTTTTATGAACACGGCTTACTGCGAGTATCTTGGAACGACTCAGCAGGAAGCATTCGGAAAAGACGTAAGAGATGTGATTGAAAACACGCGCATGCATATTGTTCTTCAAACAGCCCGGGCGGAAATTGCATCGATACATACTATTAAAGGCAGTGAAATGATTGCAAACCGGTATCCTTTCTATGTAAACGGCGAGCTTGTTGGAGCAGTCGGGGCTGTTATGTTTCGCAACGCAGAAGAGTGGATGGCGTATTCCAACAAAGTACAGCCGCTAATGGAAGAGCTTGACTATTATAAGAAACGGTTTGCGAACGAATTAAAAAGTAAGTACAGTTTTGAGGACTTAATTGGAACAACGGAGTCCTTTATGGAAGCAAAGCAGCTGGCTGCGCGTGCGTCCACAAGCCAGTCAGTCGTACTTTTAACCGGAAAATCCGGCACCGGCAAAGAACTATTTGCCCATGCAATCCACGGGGCAAGCACAAGAAGTGTGTTTCCTTTTGTTCGTGTCAATTCAGCCTCAATCCCGGAGCAGCTGCTTGAATCGGAACTGTTTGGATATGAGGAAGGGGCTTTTACCGGGGCGAAAAAAGGCGGGAAAAAAGGGAAGTTTGAGCTGGCGCACCGCGGAACCATTTTTCTTGATGAAATTGGCGATATGCCACTGGCTATGCAAAGCAAGCTGCTTCGCGTTCTTCAGGAAAAAGAAATCGAGCGGGTTGGCGGACAAGGCACAGCTCCTGTTGATGTACGGGTGATTGCTGCCACACACCGCAACCTTGAGGAAATGGTCAAACAGGGAAAGTTTCGGGAGGATTTATACTATCGGCTGAACGTAATGAAAATTGATATTCCTTCTTTAATGGAACGAAAACAGGATATTCCGGCTATTGCGGCTGTCTTGCTTCGAAAGCTTGAGAAGAATTTTGACCGGCCTGTGATCACTTTATCAAAAGAAGCGGAAAACCGTTTTCTGCTTCATAGCTGGCCTGGAAATGTACGGGAGTTAGAAAATGTGCTGGAAAGAGCAGTGAACGTGATGGATGGATCTGTGATTCGGCTTGATCATTTGCCGCTTTACTTACAGGAAGAACCCTCTCAAGAAGCGGAAGGCCGTTCCATAAAAACGCCAGTGGCTGTTATGCCGCTAAAATATACTCTTCAAAAAGCAGAAAAAGAAGCAATCCAGCATGCCCTTTGCCAGGCGGCTAATAAAACCGAAGCGGCTCGCCTGCTCGGCATCGGAAAAACGAAGCTTTATGACAAGTGCCGGGAGTATGGATTATGA
- a CDS encoding 3-hydroxybutyrate dehydrogenase: MLKNKTALITGAGSGIGLELAGVFAAEGANVIVADINEEAAVQAAEAFQEQGFHASAVLCDVTNEEQVKSSIEFAANRYGTLDILINNAGMQHVAPIEHFSTERFNQLLSIMLTAPFTAIKHALPLMKKQGNGRIINMSSINGLVGFAGKAGYNSAKHGVIGLTKVAALEAAPHGITVNALCPGYVDTPLVRGQFEDLAKTRNVPLERVLEEVIYPLVPQKRLLEVREIADYAVFLCSDRAKGVTGQAIVLDGGYTAQ; the protein is encoded by the coding sequence ATGTTAAAAAACAAAACGGCATTAATTACAGGCGCCGGAAGCGGTATCGGACTCGAGCTGGCAGGTGTTTTTGCAGCAGAAGGAGCAAACGTCATCGTTGCGGATATCAATGAGGAAGCAGCTGTGCAGGCTGCAGAAGCATTTCAAGAGCAGGGATTCCATGCGTCCGCGGTTTTATGTGATGTAACGAATGAAGAACAGGTTAAAAGCAGCATTGAATTTGCGGCTAATCGGTACGGTACGCTCGACATTTTAATTAACAATGCCGGAATGCAGCATGTGGCGCCCATTGAACATTTTTCGACAGAGCGGTTTAACCAGCTTTTAAGCATTATGCTGACAGCTCCCTTTACAGCCATCAAACACGCACTGCCGCTTATGAAAAAACAAGGAAACGGACGTATTATTAATATGTCCTCTATCAACGGGCTGGTTGGCTTTGCCGGCAAAGCCGGATACAACAGTGCGAAGCACGGAGTGATTGGATTAACGAAAGTAGCCGCTTTAGAAGCCGCCCCGCACGGAATTACAGTGAATGCACTTTGTCCTGGATATGTTGATACTCCGCTTGTGCGCGGCCAATTTGAAGATTTAGCAAAAACGCGCAATGTACCGCTTGAGCGGGTGCTTGAGGAAGTAATTTACCCGCTTGTGCCGCAAAAGCGGCTGCTGGAGGTTCGGGAAATAGCTGATTATGCTGTTTTTCTTTGCAGTGACCGGGCGAAAGGCGTAACCGGCCAGGCGATTGTTTTAGACGGCGGTTATACAGCGCAATAA
- a CDS encoding GntP family permease, producing the protein MDLLVILLALGLLMFTAYRGFSVILFAPICALLAVLLTEPAHVLPFFSNIFMEKMVGFIKLYFPVFLLGAIFGKVVEMSGIAESIAKTIVKFVGARQAVLAIVLMCAILTYSGVSLFVVVFAVYPFAKKMFMEADIPKRLIPGTIALGAFTFTMDALPGTPQIQNVIPTTFFKTDIYAAPVLGIIGAVFVLAAGLLYLEMRRKKASKAGEGYYGLNNDILEEEEETKAVEKETSALRKALAFVPLILVAAMNKFFTETLPVWYPNGFDFAAIGLDSFGKVELSSVLAIWSVEMALLTGIVAALLYNWKQVKTNFQAGVNTAIGGALLAAMNTGAEYGFGGIISSLPGFSVVSKGISDTFTNPLVNGAVTTTTLAGITGSASGGMGIALSAMSDKYMEAITKYHIDPEVMHRVISMASGGMDTLPHNGAVITLLAVTGLTHRQSYRDIFAITIIKTIAVFLIIFIYSTTGLV; encoded by the coding sequence ATGGATTTACTTGTGATACTTCTGGCGCTTGGCCTGCTCATGTTTACCGCATACCGCGGCTTTTCTGTTATTTTATTTGCGCCGATTTGTGCATTGCTGGCTGTTCTCTTAACAGAGCCAGCCCATGTTTTGCCGTTTTTCTCAAATATTTTTATGGAGAAAATGGTCGGTTTTATTAAATTATATTTCCCTGTTTTTTTACTCGGTGCTATTTTTGGAAAAGTGGTGGAAATGTCAGGTATTGCAGAATCGATTGCCAAAACAATCGTTAAGTTCGTAGGTGCCAGGCAGGCTGTTTTAGCCATTGTATTAATGTGCGCTATTTTAACGTACAGCGGTGTCAGCTTATTTGTAGTTGTTTTTGCAGTTTATCCGTTCGCAAAAAAAATGTTTATGGAGGCGGACATTCCGAAGCGGCTCATTCCAGGAACGATTGCACTTGGCGCTTTTACCTTTACGATGGATGCACTGCCGGGAACTCCGCAAATTCAAAATGTCATTCCGACAACCTTTTTTAAAACAGATATTTACGCAGCGCCAGTTCTAGGAATCATCGGAGCAGTATTTGTGCTTGCCGCAGGCCTGTTGTATTTGGAGATGCGCCGGAAGAAAGCCTCCAAAGCCGGTGAAGGCTACTACGGGTTAAACAATGACATTTTGGAAGAAGAAGAGGAAACAAAAGCTGTAGAAAAAGAAACATCAGCCCTTCGCAAAGCACTCGCTTTTGTACCACTTATTTTAGTAGCCGCAATGAATAAATTTTTTACTGAAACATTGCCTGTATGGTACCCGAACGGATTTGATTTTGCAGCCATCGGCTTAGATTCTTTTGGGAAAGTGGAGCTGTCATCTGTTCTGGCGATCTGGTCTGTAGAAATGGCTTTGCTGACGGGAATTGTTGCGGCTCTTTTATACAACTGGAAGCAGGTTAAGACCAATTTTCAAGCTGGTGTAAACACGGCTATTGGCGGTGCACTGCTTGCCGCAATGAACACAGGGGCAGAATATGGATTCGGCGGTATCATTTCTTCGCTGCCGGGCTTTTCGGTTGTCAGCAAGGGGATTTCAGATACGTTTACAAATCCGCTTGTAAACGGAGCTGTTACCACAACCACTTTAGCCGGGATTACAGGATCAGCCTCCGGCGGTATGGGAATTGCACTTAGTGCTATGTCAGACAAATACATGGAAGCGATTACAAAATATCATATTGATCCTGAAGTGATGCACCGTGTGATTTCAATGGCCTCCGGCGGCATGGATACACTGCCGCACAACGGAGCAGTTATTACACTTTTAGCCGTAACGGGTCTTACCCATCGGCAGTCGTACAGAGACATCTTTGCGATCACCATTATTAAAACAATCGCTGTCTTTTTGATTATTTTCATTTACAGTACAACAGGACTTGTTTAA
- a CDS encoding CAP domain-containing protein: MKINVRIAAIAGLVSIGLFTAGQVEAASLTCDTTKTVQVKTYQKYYQVKWQAQPAAAAPSKEVTQPTAPAAEAKPQQTAPSQEAPKQEQAAQPAASQSVNAFEQEVAKLVNQERAKAGLKALTLDTELSKVARAKSQDMKDKGYFSHQSPTYGSPFDMMKQFGITYKTAGENIAKGQKTPAEVMEAWMNSDGHRKNILNPEFTHIGVGYVDGHWTQMFIGK; the protein is encoded by the coding sequence TTGAAAATAAATGTACGCATTGCCGCAATCGCTGGTCTTGTGTCAATTGGACTTTTCACAGCAGGACAGGTGGAAGCAGCTTCCCTGACTTGTGATACGACAAAGACTGTTCAGGTGAAAACCTACCAAAAATATTATCAAGTAAAATGGCAGGCACAGCCAGCAGCTGCTGCTCCATCTAAAGAAGTAACACAGCCAACAGCACCTGCTGCTGAAGCAAAGCCTCAGCAGACAGCGCCTTCGCAAGAAGCACCAAAGCAGGAGCAGGCGGCACAGCCGGCAGCTTCTCAATCAGTAAATGCTTTTGAACAGGAAGTAGCGAAGCTTGTAAACCAGGAGCGCGCTAAAGCGGGATTAAAGGCTTTAACGTTAGACACTGAGCTTAGCAAAGTCGCTCGTGCGAAATCACAGGATATGAAAGATAAAGGCTACTTTTCTCACCAGTCACCAACATACGGATCACCATTTGATATGATGAAACAATTTGGTATTACGTATAAAACAGCAGGCGAAAACATTGCCAAAGGCCAAAAAACGCCAGCAGAAGTAATGGAAGCTTGGATGAACAGTGACGGCCACCGGAAAAACATTTTAAACCCTGAATTCACTCATATCGGTGTTGGCTATGTAGATGGCCACTGGACACAAATGTTTATCGGAAAATAA